In Longimicrobiales bacterium, the DNA window CGCTCACCGTGAACTCCCCCTGCTGGAGAAGGGCGAGAATCCGAGTGCGGGTCTCGTCGCTGAGGACGCTGAGGCGCTCAAGAAAGGCGGGGGAAGTAATTGTATTCATAAATGTGTATATGAAGATATGCAAATTGTTCTCCCTCTCAACCCCACACGGGCTTAACTTGCAATTGCTTCTCAATCGCGCGTTGGCGCGACCGTCCCCTCGGAGGGCGATTTTGGCCCACAAACATCCGCCGCACAGTGATGTCGTCTATCCGGCTGCGATCCCCTTCGTCCTGACGCACCTAGTGTGCCTTGGCGCGATCTGGACGGGTGTACCGCTACGGGCCGTCGCCGTGGGATTAGTCCTCTACGTCGTGCGCATGTGGGCGATCACGGCGGGCTTCCATCGCTATTTCAGTCACCGATCGTACAAAACGAGTCGGGTCTTTCAGTTCCTCATCGCCTTTCTGGGCCAGTCTTCGGCTCAGCGAGGTGTGATCTGGTGGGCGGCTGTGCATCGTCATCATCATCTGTATTCCGACACCGAGCATGACATCCATTCGCCACGACACCATGGTTTCTGGTACGCACACGTCGGGTGGATCTTCAATCCGAGCAACTGGAAACCGGACTACGGGACGGTGAAAGACCTGACGAGGTACCCTGAGCTCGTCTGGCTGGACCGGAACATGTATCTCCCGGCCATCGTGCTGGGACTGGGGATGTGGCTCTGGGGAGGGTGGGCGATGCTCATCGTCGGCTTCTTCTGGAGCACCGTTCTTCTGTTCCATTGCACGTTCTTCATCAACTCTCTGGCCCACGTATCAGGGTCGCAGCGATACCTGACGGGCGATGACTCCCGCAACAATCTGTGGTTGGCCCTGATCACTCTGGGCGAGGGTTGGCATAACAACCACCACCACTATCAGAGCTCGACTCGCCAGGGTTTCCAGTGGTGGGAAGTCGACATCTCCTACTACGTCCTGAAGGTGATGTCCTGGTTCCGCCTCGTTTGGGATCTGAGGGCGCCTCCGGCCGCCATTGTGAGAGGTGAACGACCC includes these proteins:
- a CDS encoding fatty acid desaturase, which translates into the protein MAHKHPPHSDVVYPAAIPFVLTHLVCLGAIWTGVPLRAVAVGLVLYVVRMWAITAGFHRYFSHRSYKTSRVFQFLIAFLGQSSAQRGVIWWAAVHRHHHLYSDTEHDIHSPRHHGFWYAHVGWIFNPSNWKPDYGTVKDLTRYPELVWLDRNMYLPAIVLGLGMWLWGGWAMLIVGFFWSTVLLFHCTFFINSLAHVSGSQRYLTGDDSRNNLWLALITLGEGWHNNHHHYQSSTRQGFQWWEVDISYYVLKVMSWFRLVWDLRAPPAAIVRGERPVGAKVIEKVAGELAAAFSVDNISGAVREAWDESHALEDLIERARRARDQVEEALEEGITELSLPHLPTIPELREKAEEMFHESSSLDAIVNRAHEILSEAVTANLYSAAVATR